The following proteins come from a genomic window of bacterium:
- the rplM gene encoding 50S ribosomal protein L13 — protein sequence MTRTLIAKEQDINRKWYLVDATDKTLGRLASEVAKILTGKNKPIWTPNVDTGDFVVVINAEKIKVTGRKLDDKIYYRHSGYLGGLKKETLRSLMNRKPETVIMLAVRGMLPKTKLGRQMIKKLKVYRGNEHPHQAQNPQIIEI from the coding sequence ATGACGCGTACATTAATAGCAAAGGAACAGGATATTAATAGAAAGTGGTATCTTGTTGATGCCACAGATAAGACACTGGGACGTCTTGCAAGTGAAGTTGCAAAAATTCTTACAGGAAAAAATAAACCCATATGGACTCCTAATGTTGATACAGGTGATTTTGTTGTGGTTATAAATGCTGAAAAGATAAAGGTAACAGGTAGAAAATTAGATGATAAGATATACTACAGGCATAGCGGATATTTAGGTGGACTGAAGAAAGAAACACTCCGTTCATTGATGAATAGAAAACCAGAAACGGTTATCATGCTGGCTGTTAGAGGTATGTTGCCAAAAACAAAGTTAGGAAGGCAGATGATTAAGAAACTGAAGGTCTATCGTGGAAATGAACATCCACATCAGGCACAGAACCCTCAGATAATAGAGATATAA
- a CDS encoding amidohydrolase family protein, producing MKLKFFDVNVYIGKRMDDPRDIYISSEQLVHKIKSLNIEKSIVYHISQRDGHPDTGNKILIKEISDKPQLYGILTVLPFQTGEIEKFNFKELKDNKIVGFNFFPKKHNYLLNRITFGDFLAEIEHRHFPVFFDIMSGFSVGWEEIYSLLENFPELVCILCNPGIWNTDRYTWPLLEKFHNVYLESSLLSLNEGSIEETVKKYGAERVIFGSGYPERYIEGAVLQLIHSKIAEKDKEKIAYQNIKRIIDNIKYE from the coding sequence ATGAAACTTAAATTTTTTGATGTGAATGTTTATATAGGAAAAAGAATGGATGACCCACGAGATATTTATATCTCTTCAGAGCAACTTGTACATAAGATAAAATCGCTGAACATAGAAAAATCAATTGTTTATCATATATCTCAAAGAGATGGACATCCTGACACAGGAAATAAGATATTAATAAAGGAAATTTCAGATAAACCACAACTATATGGGATATTAACTGTTTTACCCTTCCAGACAGGAGAGATAGAGAAATTTAATTTTAAGGAACTAAAAGATAATAAAATTGTTGGATTTAACTTCTTTCCTAAAAAACATAACTATCTTTTAAACAGAATAACATTTGGAGATTTTCTTGCAGAGATTGAACACAGGCATTTTCCTGTATTTTTTGATATTATGAGCGGTTTTTCAGTTGGATGGGAAGAGATATATTCTCTTCTTGAAAATTTCCCGGAACTTGTCTGTATATTGTGTAATCCAGGTATATGGAATACAGATAGATATACATGGCCACTGCTTGAAAAATTTCACAATGTTTATCTTGAGTCCAGTTTACTCTCACTCAATGAGGGTTCTATTGAAGAAACAGTGAAAAAATATGGTGCAGAGAGGGTTATTTTCGGTAGTGGTTATCCTGAAAGATATATTGAGGGTGCGGTATTGCAACTCATTCATTCAAAGATAGCAGAAAAAGATAAAGAAAAGATAGCATATCAAAATATCAAACGGATAATAGATAATATAAAATATGAATAA
- the gatA gene encoding Asp-tRNA(Asn)/Glu-tRNA(Gln) amidotransferase subunit GatA — MDILRMKLWELKELIEKKDISSVEITEKILSEIENRDGDIHSYLSINPRAIEEAKEIDKKIARGENTGLLGGIPVAIKDNICVKGMPATCASKILENFFPPYNATVIERIKKEGAIIVGKTNMDEFAFGSSTENSAFGPTRNPLNLQCVPGGSSGGSAASVAANLCFAALGSDTGGSIRQPASFCGVVGLKPTYGRVSRYGLIAFASSLDQIGPITKDVRDTAIMMNVISGSDRNDSTSVDINVPDYTEFLDRDIKGLRIGIPDEYFIEGIDETVKNKVMDVVGILENNGTIVKRISLPHTEYGIAVYYILATAEASSNLARFDGVKYGYRTDNHTDLYQMYTNTRGEGFGREVKRRIILGTYVLSSGYYEAYYLKAQKVRALIRKDFTEAFKEVDVIITPTTPELPFRLGEKTADPLKMYLSDIFTANVNLAGLPAMSIPAGFIDNLPAGLQIIAPHFREDRIIEVASFIERCINEG, encoded by the coding sequence ATGGATATCCTGAGAATGAAGTTGTGGGAGCTGAAAGAACTGATTGAAAAGAAAGACATTTCAAGTGTTGAAATAACAGAAAAAATCCTATCAGAGATTGAAAATAGAGATGGGGATATCCATAGTTACCTCTCTATAAATCCACGTGCAATAGAAGAAGCAAAAGAAATAGACAAAAAGATAGCCAGAGGAGAAAATACAGGACTACTTGGAGGTATTCCTGTTGCAATAAAGGACAATATCTGTGTGAAAGGAATGCCTGCAACCTGTGCCTCAAAAATACTTGAAAATTTTTTCCCTCCATATAACGCAACTGTTATAGAAAGAATAAAAAAAGAAGGTGCTATCATTGTAGGTAAAACAAATATGGATGAGTTTGCCTTTGGTTCATCTACAGAAAATTCTGCTTTTGGTCCTACGAGAAATCCTCTTAACCTGCAATGTGTTCCTGGTGGTTCTTCCGGTGGTTCTGCTGCTTCGGTTGCTGCAAATCTTTGTTTTGCTGCACTGGGTTCTGATACAGGGGGTTCTATAAGACAGCCAGCATCTTTCTGTGGAGTGGTTGGTTTAAAACCAACATACGGTAGGGTCTCAAGGTATGGACTGATTGCTTTTGCATCATCACTGGACCAGATAGGGCCTATTACAAAAGATGTTCGGGATACAGCAATAATGATGAATGTCATATCCGGAAGTGATAGGAACGATTCTACTTCTGTGGATATAAATGTGCCTGACTATACTGAGTTTTTGGATAGGGATATTAAAGGACTGAGAATAGGGATACCTGATGAATATTTTATTGAAGGGATAGATGAAACAGTAAAGAATAAAGTTATGGATGTGGTGGGAATACTTGAAAATAATGGAACCATTGTAAAAAGAATTTCCTTACCCCATACTGAATATGGGATAGCTGTATATTATATCTTGGCAACAGCAGAGGCAAGTTCTAATCTCGCAAGATTTGACGGTGTAAAATATGGTTACAGAACAGATAATCATACAGACCTTTACCAGATGTACACAAATACCAGAGGAGAGGGGTTTGGTAGAGAGGTAAAAAGGAGGATAATACTGGGTACTTATGTACTCTCATCCGGTTATTATGAGGCATATTACCTTAAAGCACAGAAGGTACGTGCACTTATAAGGAAGGACTTTACAGAAGCATTCAAGGAAGTGGATGTAATTATAACTCCCACTACTCCAGAACTGCCTTTCCGGTTAGGTGAAAAAACAGCAGATCCGTTAAAAATGTACCTTTCCGATATATTCACTGCCAATGTAAATTTAGCGGGACTTCCTGCAATGAGTATACCCGCTGGTTTTATTGATAATCTTCCTGCTGGATTACAGATTATAGCACCACATTTCCGAGAAGATAGAATTATAGAGGTCGCCTCTTTTATAGAAAGATGTATAAATGAAGGATAA
- the hisD gene encoding histidinol dehydrogenase, giving the protein MKRITFDELKFLLKKRREINIEKKVREIIDEVRSRGDRALIKFTERFDGVENVKIKVSKEDIERAKKNVDKKILKVIEITKKRIERYHKRQIPKGFILKEKDISVGFRFSPVESTGIYIPAGQSPLVSTVLMTVIPASVSGVKKIYVASPPSFNGSVHPLITGVLGYLGVKDIFAIGGAQAIAAFAYGTETVPPVDIIAGPGNKYVNTAKVLVSGDVNIDTPAGPSELVIFSDGTGDPGFISADMNAQIEHRDGLGILITTSEKQAEMVSKNVKGGYWICVKNNREIIDIINYIAPEHLQLMCKNPETFINKVVAGAIFVGDYSPATLGDYFAGPSHTLPTGRSSRFSSGISVYTFLRSYAVISGKKGLYKKYGDIMEFLPELEGLPCHKTSLSVRKGK; this is encoded by the coding sequence ATGAAAAGAATAACATTTGATGAATTAAAATTTTTATTGAAAAAAAGAAGGGAGATTAACATAGAGAAGAAGGTAAGAGAGATTATAGATGAAGTTAGAAGTAGAGGAGATAGGGCGCTTATAAAGTTCACTGAAAGATTTGATGGGGTAGAAAATGTAAAAATTAAGGTTTCTAAAGAAGATATAGAGAGAGCGAAAAAAAATGTTGATAAAAAGATATTAAAAGTTATAGAAATAACAAAAAAAAGGATAGAGAGATACCATAAAAGACAGATTCCGAAAGGGTTTATTTTGAAAGAAAAGGACATCTCCGTAGGATTTAGATTTTCTCCTGTTGAGAGTACAGGTATTTATATACCCGCAGGACAATCCCCCCTTGTTTCTACAGTGCTTATGACAGTTATTCCTGCTTCCGTATCAGGAGTAAAAAAGATATATGTAGCAAGCCCTCCTTCTTTTAATGGTAGTGTACATCCTTTGATTACAGGGGTACTGGGATATCTTGGAGTTAAGGATATTTTCGCTATTGGTGGTGCTCAGGCAATCGCTGCCTTTGCTTATGGGACAGAGACAGTTCCTCCGGTTGATATTATAGCAGGCCCAGGGAATAAATATGTTAATACAGCAAAAGTTCTCGTGTCAGGCGATGTTAACATAGATACTCCAGCAGGACCCAGTGAACTGGTTATATTTTCTGATGGTACAGGCGACCCTGGGTTTATTTCAGCAGATATGAATGCACAGATAGAACACAGGGATGGACTTGGAATACTGATAACGACATCCGAAAAGCAGGCAGAGATGGTAAGCAAGAATGTTAAAGGGGGCTACTGGATTTGTGTAAAAAATAACAGAGAGATAATAGATATAATAAACTATATTGCTCCTGAACATCTACAACTGATGTGTAAAAATCCTGAGACATTTATAAATAAAGTGGTGGCAGGTGCTATATTTGTAGGTGATTATTCTCCTGCTACATTAGGTGATTACTTTGCAGGTCCCAGTCATACACTACCCACAGGAAGAAGTTCTCGTTTTTCTTCCGGGATTTCCGTTTATACCTTTTTAAGAAGCTATGCTGTAATTTCAGGAAAAAAAGGTTTATACAAGAAATATGGGGATATAATGGAATTTCTTCCTGAACTGGAAGGACTTCCCTGTCATAAAACCTCTCTCTCTGTAAGGAAAGGAAAATGA
- the rpe gene encoding ribulose-phosphate 3-epimerase, whose translation MTKRIRISPSLLSADFSRLGEEVKAVTEAGADFIHFDVMDGHFVPNITFGPMVLKAIRKYSDLPFEAHLMISQPERYWKSFADAGADVIGIHIECDVNHKQLIEKIHGYGRQVCLVINPPTDIKLIYPFLEDIEQLLIMTVNPGFGGQEFITDVVPKIEMVAEMREKKGLSFDISVDGGINYKTADIVKKAGVDIIIAGSFIFGNKNYKEVIEGLRR comes from the coding sequence ATGACAAAAAGAATAAGAATATCACCATCCCTTCTCTCTGCGGACTTCAGCCGTCTCGGAGAAGAAGTAAAGGCAGTAACAGAAGCAGGTGCGGATTTTATACATTTTGATGTAATGGATGGACACTTTGTTCCCAATATCACGTTTGGTCCTATGGTACTCAAGGCAATAAGAAAATATTCTGATTTACCTTTTGAGGCACATCTTATGATTTCTCAACCAGAAAGATACTGGAAAAGTTTTGCTGATGCAGGGGCAGATGTAATAGGGATACACATAGAGTGCGATGTAAACCATAAACAACTCATAGAGAAGATACATGGATATGGAAGACAGGTCTGTCTTGTGATAAATCCTCCTACTGATATAAAGTTGATATATCCTTTTCTTGAAGATATTGAACAGTTGCTTATTATGACAGTTAATCCTGGTTTTGGAGGGCAGGAGTTTATAACAGATGTTGTCCCGAAGATAGAAATGGTGGCTGAAATGAGAGAAAAAAAGGGACTTTCTTTTGATATATCTGTTGATGGAGGTATAAATTATAAAACAGCAGATATTGTAAAAAAGGCAGGTGTAGATATAATCATAGCAGGGTCATTTATCTTCGGTAATAAAAACTATAAAGAGGTAATAGAGGGACTGCGCAGATGA
- a CDS encoding 3-isopropylmalate dehydratase large subunit — protein MGQTIAEKILSSHSGKKVFAGEIALANVDFVMAQDGTAPLVIKVFGELGGEKVFNPKKAAFVIDHNSPSQSQGVSSLHKMMRDFAKKYGLKLFDIGEGVCHILVPEKGLVKSGDLVLGADSHTPTYGALNIMSCGVGSTDLAIALLTGQQWFKVPQTIKIILKGKKSSGIYGKDIALYMVKTLTAEGATYKSVEITGPALKEISMSERFTLCNLTTEVGAKCGIMEFDRKTEEWFRKLKIKKYKPVFPDKDAVYEREVEIDVSVISPQVAKPHTVDNVSDIEDVKGTEIHQAFIGTCTNGRTEDFAVAASILKGRKVKSGVRLICTPGSRSIYLECLKKGYIQTIIESGGCVTNPGCGPCVGTHQGIPSDGENVISTANRNFKGRMGNQNAFIYLASPATVAASAIEGKITDPRKYLKK, from the coding sequence ATGGGACAGACAATAGCAGAAAAAATTCTTTCTTCACATTCAGGGAAAAAGGTTTTTGCAGGTGAGATTGCACTTGCAAATGTTGATTTTGTGATGGCACAGGATGGCACTGCGCCTCTTGTAATCAAGGTATTTGGAGAATTAGGTGGAGAAAAGGTCTTTAATCCCAAAAAAGCCGCGTTTGTTATAGACCACAACAGTCCGAGTCAAAGTCAGGGTGTTTCATCACTGCATAAAATGATGAGGGACTTTGCAAAAAAATACGGACTAAAACTCTTTGATATAGGTGAAGGTGTCTGTCATATACTTGTACCGGAGAAAGGACTGGTGAAGAGTGGAGATCTGGTTTTAGGAGCAGATAGTCATACACCAACATATGGAGCACTTAATATTATGTCCTGTGGTGTGGGTTCTACAGACCTTGCTATAGCGTTACTTACAGGGCAGCAGTGGTTTAAGGTGCCTCAGACCATAAAAATAATTCTAAAAGGGAAAAAATCATCGGGTATCTACGGTAAGGATATTGCACTTTATATGGTTAAGACCCTTACGGCAGAAGGAGCAACCTATAAAAGTGTGGAGATTACAGGACCTGCCTTAAAAGAGATAAGTATGAGTGAACGGTTTACTCTGTGTAATCTTACTACAGAGGTTGGTGCAAAGTGTGGAATAATGGAGTTTGACAGAAAGACAGAGGAATGGTTCAGAAAACTTAAAATAAAAAAATATAAGCCGGTTTTCCCTGATAAAGATGCTGTATATGAGAGGGAGGTAGAGATAGATGTATCAGTCATTTCTCCTCAGGTTGCAAAACCTCATACAGTGGATAATGTATCTGACATAGAAGATGTGAAAGGTACAGAGATACATCAGGCGTTTATAGGGACCTGTACAAATGGTAGAACAGAGGACTTTGCAGTTGCAGCATCTATTCTGAAAGGAAGAAAGGTAAAGTCCGGTGTCCGTCTTATATGTACTCCAGGGTCCAGGTCAATATATCTTGAATGTTTGAAAAAGGGTTATATCCAGACCATCATTGAGTCAGGTGGTTGTGTAACCAATCCTGGTTGTGGTCCCTGTGTTGGAACACATCAGGGTATTCCTTCCGATGGGGAAAATGTTATATCAACTGCTAACAGAAATTTTAAGGGTAGGATGGGTAATCAGAATGCTTTTATATACCTTGCCTCTCCTGCGACAGTTGCAGCAAGCGCTATAGAAGGAAAAATTACAGACCCACGAAAGTATCTTAAAAAGTGA
- a CDS encoding homocitrate synthase, whose amino-acid sequence MNKIYIIDVTNRDGVQTARLGLSKLQKTMINYYLNKMGIFQSEAGFPTTSHEINYLNANMKLANKGVLSPIRLSGWMRAIPEDVELAFKNVPCIEHMNISISTSEQMIVGKFLGKMKFKDVLSSMIDALKLAREKGIKTIGVNAEDASRTKIKNLIEFAATAKENGADRVRYCDTLGFDSPFTIYEKIYKMAKEVKIPIELHCHNDLGMAVACSVAGAKAAIDAGVDVYINTTVNGMGERAGNADLVSVILAVKYADGFTDKYKLDENIDLKMAWKICHYASYAFGVPIPINQVGVGKNAFAHASGIHVDGALKDSRNYELYDFEELGRGEPEIVETGRMILMGEYSGIKGLRNVYGKLAIEFKDEKEARKILELARYANVENQLPLTDEELIFIAQHPDEVKELLTLTP is encoded by the coding sequence ATGAACAAGATATATATTATTGATGTAACAAACAGGGATGGAGTTCAGACAGCACGTTTGGGGCTTTCTAAACTGCAGAAGACGATGATAAATTATTACTTAAACAAGATGGGTATATTCCAGAGCGAGGCGGGATTTCCCACAACCTCCCATGAGATAAATTATCTTAATGCCAATATGAAACTTGCTAATAAAGGGGTGCTTTCTCCAATACGGCTTTCTGGCTGGATGCGGGCAATACCTGAGGATGTAGAACTTGCTTTTAAGAATGTCCCTTGTATAGAACATATGAACATATCTATTTCCACTTCTGAACAGATGATAGTGGGTAAGTTTTTAGGTAAGATGAAATTTAAGGATGTTCTTTCTTCTATGATAGATGCACTTAAACTTGCGAGGGAAAAGGGAATAAAAACCATAGGGGTAAATGCTGAAGATGCCTCCAGAACCAAAATCAAAAATTTGATTGAGTTTGCCGCAACTGCAAAGGAGAATGGTGCAGATAGAGTAAGATACTGTGATACTCTCGGATTTGATTCTCCTTTTACGATATATGAAAAGATATATAAAATGGCAAAAGAGGTTAAGATTCCTATAGAACTTCATTGCCATAATGATTTGGGGATGGCTGTTGCCTGTTCTGTTGCAGGAGCAAAAGCAGCAATAGATGCAGGTGTGGATGTATATATCAATACAACAGTAAACGGTATGGGTGAACGTGCAGGTAATGCAGACCTTGTCTCTGTTATTCTTGCGGTAAAATATGCTGATGGATTTACGGATAAGTATAAACTTGATGAGAATATAGACCTTAAGATGGCGTGGAAGATATGCCACTATGCTTCCTATGCATTTGGTGTTCCTATCCCTATCAATCAGGTGGGTGTGGGTAAGAATGCTTTTGCTCATGCATCAGGAATACATGTGGATGGTGCATTAAAGGACAGCAGGAACTATGAACTTTATGACTTTGAAGAATTAGGCAGAGGAGAGCCAGAGATTGTAGAAACAGGAAGGATGATATTGATGGGTGAATATAGCGGGATAAAGGGACTGAGAAATGTCTATGGGAAACTTGCCATAGAGTTTAAGGATGAGAAAGAGGCACGGAAGATACTTGAATTAGCAAGATATGCAAATGTTGAAAATCAGTTGCCTCTTACAGATGAAGAACTGATATTTATTGCACAGCATCCTGATGAGGTAAAGGAACTGCTTACTCTAACCCCCTGA
- a CDS encoding amidohydrolase family protein, with product MNNLWKGFLSSGKIENCPIIDIHCHMGLFYGSHMPYSSPETMAERMKMAGVKLSVFSHHSALFSPEGGNKISIEIVKRYPDIFRAYCAINPNHSEAISKDLKTFDRYFNDVYVGFKFLADYHKHPLSGERYRNVLEYADSNGLIVLSHTWGGSGYDGAEEVEKILKKYKKMKLLLGHSIHGDWENAIEIIKRYDNVYLELCAVLDERGILERFVDELGSERILFGTDFPWFNHHYYIGALLGSGISDDACRNILYKNSEKLLMIT from the coding sequence ATGAATAATTTGTGGAAAGGATTTCTATCTTCAGGAAAGATTGAGAACTGTCCTATAATTGATATACACTGTCATATGGGCCTGTTTTATGGTTCCCATATGCCTTATTCATCACCTGAGACAATGGCTGAAAGAATGAAAATGGCAGGGGTAAAACTTTCTGTCTTTTCTCATCACTCTGCCCTTTTCAGTCCTGAAGGAGGGAACAAAATCAGTATTGAAATAGTAAAAAGATACCCAGACATATTCAGGGCGTACTGTGCAATCAACCCTAACCATTCTGAAGCAATAAGTAAAGACCTTAAGACATTTGACAGATATTTTAATGATGTATATGTGGGATTTAAATTCCTTGCGGATTATCACAAACATCCTCTTTCAGGAGAAAGATACAGAAATGTACTTGAATATGCAGATAGTAATGGTCTTATTGTGTTGTCACATACCTGGGGTGGAAGTGGTTATGATGGGGCAGAAGAAGTAGAAAAGATATTAAAGAAATATAAAAAGATGAAACTACTTTTAGGACATTCAATACACGGTGACTGGGAAAATGCAATAGAGATTATAAAAAGATATGACAATGTTTATCTTGAACTGTGTGCTGTACTTGATGAAAGAGGAATATTGGAAAGGTTTGTGGATGAGTTAGGGTCTGAAAGAATACTTTTCGGGACTGACTTCCCATGGTTTAACCACCATTACTATATAGGTGCTTTATTAGGTTCAGGTATTTCTGATGATGCCTGTAGAAACATCCTTTATAAAAACTCCGAGAAACTTCTCATGATTACATGA
- a CDS encoding GNAT family N-acetyltransferase: MDINKQCNITVRKYKKEDRLLIRKIYYDTAFLGESAEQFFYGRDVLSDLFTVYYTDYEPESLFVSEINGEVVGYLTGCKDIKKQKKIFMKKILPSVVIKFLLSRSILSSKNFLFLSNCLLSLFKKELITTDVSKDYPATLHINISSEYRGIGTGRKLIEAYLSYLQDEKIKGVYLTTISYNAVKFFERQGFNILSKKIITCFSYIYPERLYRFVLGKKLTD; encoded by the coding sequence ATGGATATCAATAAACAATGTAATATCACGGTAAGAAAATATAAGAAAGAAGATAGATTGTTAATAAGAAAAATATACTATGACACTGCATTTCTCGGAGAGTCCGCAGAGCAATTTTTTTATGGGCGTGATGTCTTATCTGATTTATTTACGGTTTATTATACTGATTATGAACCAGAATCGCTCTTTGTATCAGAGATTAATGGAGAAGTTGTGGGGTATCTCACCGGCTGTAAAGATATAAAAAAACAGAAAAAGATATTTATGAAAAAAATCTTACCTTCTGTAGTAATCAAATTTCTCTTAAGCCGTTCAATTCTAAGCAGCAAAAATTTTCTGTTTCTTTCCAACTGCCTACTTTCACTCTTTAAAAAAGAGTTAATCACAACAGATGTTTCTAAAGATTATCCTGCTACCCTTCATATAAATATATCTTCAGAATATAGAGGTATCGGTACAGGCAGGAAACTTATAGAAGCGTATCTTTCCTATCTACAGGATGAGAAAATAAAAGGTGTTTATCTTACAACCATCTCATATAATGCAGTAAAATTTTTTGAAAGACAGGGGTTTAACATATTAAGCAAGAAAATAATTACATGTTTTTCCTATATTTATCCTGAGAGATTGTACAGGTTTGTATTGGGGAAGAAATTAACAGATTAG